The following coding sequences lie in one Glycine max cultivar Williams 82 chromosome 19, Glycine_max_v4.0, whole genome shotgun sequence genomic window:
- the LOC100790752 gene encoding UDP-glycosyltransferase 83A1, whose product MNIPNVLIVPYPVQGHVNPLMNFSQKLVEHGCKITFVNTDFTHKRVMNSMAKQESHDESPMKLVSIPDGLGPDDDRSDVGELSVSILSTMPAMLERLIEDIHLNGGNKITCIVADVIMGWALEVGSKLGIKGVLFWTASATMFALQYNIPTLIQDGIIDSDGFPITQRTFQISPSMPTMDTGVIWWSKVYDRETEKKVFNYVVHCTQNSNLAEWFICNTTYELEPKALSFVPKLLPVGPLLRSYDNTNTNASSLGQFWEEDHSCLNWLNQQPHGSVLYVAFGSFTHFDQNQFNELALGLDLTSRPFLWVVREDNKLEYPNEFLGNRGKIVGWTPQLKVLNHPAIACFVSHCGWNSIMEGLSNGVPFLCWPYFTDQFYNKTYICDELKVGLGLNSDENGLVSRWEIKKKLDQLLSNEQIRARCLELKETGMNNIEEGGGSSKNISRFVNWLKS is encoded by the exons ATGAACATTCCAAATGTGTTGATTGTACCATATCCCGTCCAAGGACATGTCAATCCCTTGATGAACTTCTCACAAAAGTTGGTTGAGCATGGATGCAAAATTACCTTTGTGAACACAGACTTCACCCACAAGCGGGTGATGAATTCAATGGCCAAGCAAGAAAGCCATGATGAATCACCAATGAAGTTGGTCTCAATCCCTGATGGTTTAGGACCTGATGATGACAGAAGCGATGTAGGTGAACTATCTGTTTCCATATTAAGTACCATGCCTGCCATGCTAGAAAGGCTCATTGAAGATATTCATTTGAATGGTGGTAACAAAATCACATGCATAGTTGCTGATGTGATAATGGGATGGGCATTGGAAGTTGGGAGTAAGCTAGGAATCAAAGGAGTTCTCTTCTGGACAGCTTCAGCAACTATGTTTGCCTTGCAGTACAACATTCCTACGCTTATTCAAGATGGCATCATAGATTCTGATG GATTCCCAATTACACAAAGAACATTTCAAATATCACCAAGCATGCCTACTATGGACACAGGAGTCATTTGGTGGTCAAAAGTCTATGATCGAGAAACAGAGAAGAAAGTATTTAATTATGTAGTACACTgtactcaaaattcaaatctgGCTGAGTGGTTCATCTGCAACACCACATATGAACTTGAACCTAAAGCATTATCTTTTGTTCCAAAGCTCCTACCAGTTGGTCCATTATTGAGAAGCTATGACAATACAAATACCAATGCAAGTTCATTGGGGCAGTTCTGGGAAGAAGATCACTCTTGCTTAAATTGGCTGAATCAACAACCTCATGGTTCTGTGTTGTATGTTGCCTTTGGTAGTTTCACTCATTTTGACCAAAACCAATTCAATGAACTAGCTCTTGGACTAGACCTCACCAGTAGACCATTTCTTTGGGTTGTACGTGAAGACAATAAGTTGGAATACCCTAATGAATTCTTGGGGAATAGAGGCAAGATTGTTGGTTGGACTCCTCAACTGAAGGTATTAAATCACCCTGCCATAGCTTGTTTTGTTAGCCATTGTGGATGGAATTCTATCATGGAAGGTTTGTCTAATGGGGTACCCTTCTTGTGTTGGCCTTATTTTACTGACCAATTTTACAACAAAACTTACATTTGTGATGAGTTGAAGGTTGGACTGGGATTAAACTCAGATGAAAATGGACTTGTGTCAAGGTGGGAGATTAAGAAGAAATTGGACCAACTACTTAGTAATGAACAAATAAGAGCAAGGTGTCTAGAATTGAAAGAAACGGGCATGAACAACATTGAAGAAGGTGGTGGATCTTCAAAGAATATTAGTAGATTCGTTAACTGGCTGAAATCTTGA